In Acropora muricata isolate sample 2 unplaced genomic scaffold, ASM3666990v1 scaffold_750, whole genome shotgun sequence, the genomic window CAAGGAATAAACCTGAAGTTGAGTGACGTACATTTTCATCTATGTATGATGGTCCTAAAATGTAAACTGGGGTAGCGCCCACTCCAATGAAAAACTCAGCTATGACAAATGCAAGAATATGATACCATATTGAACTCTTGCACCCTGAGTCTGTTGGATCTGCTTTTGGGGTGCAGAAATTGGTTCCGCTGGAACCAGGTTCATAGGACCCGACAAGAACGTGTGGAAGTGCAAATAAAAAGCAACCAATGCCTAAAATAAAAGCTCCCATTCCCAGCCATTTTGGTTTGTGATGATGTCCGTAATAGCTTACCACTACGGCCATGACTGCAGCAGCTATGTCGTAGCAGCTAACAATGGCGCCGACTTCgtttgttttcaaggagaaaCGTCTTTCTAAGGACGAAATAACAACGCCTGATAACCCGGAAACGATCATACCCTGCGCAAGAACAAACCAGCACTGAAATACAAGGAACCATTTCGCTTCAGCGAAGCGTTGAAGAAATCTGGGCCTCCATGATAATAACCCGCATGCCGGTCGACATTCGGATAACACCGCGTCTCGTTGTTCTTGCATTCTGCCAATCTTTCAGCGGTGTTAATGTTCAGCCTGATTCCTCCCGAGCAGATTTCTTTGGCACTTTGACAACAAATTTTACACTTGCTAGTTTGACATATCAACGTCTGCAGACGaaattaaataacaaagatatttcaacaaaatattcaaCGATCTCATTTCGTGAAGTTGTtcaataaaaaatattgatcTGGATAAAAATATGCCTGGAGACCTTAAACGATTCCTAAAAATACTGTTGACGTGTATAAAATTCTTGCTTAACCTTAATAACCTTCATATGCTTACTATATTATGCTTACACTCCCTTAGGGGGCAATACGGTACACATCGGACCCAAGGTAAGCATTACAATAGAGCAATCACGAAAGGCAATCGAACGAACCTGCAAAGCAAGGGCAATTGCGAAATCACCAAGTTGAGATCTACAACACTGAAATCGAATAAACAATAGAATTCACTACGAACAATCGTCGCTAAATGACAGAAAAAGTAACTTGTTCCGTCAAGAGATACTAATTGGCTTTGAAGTTATGATAATACCTAATGGGTAGTCGGAAATTAAAAAGCGAGTTTGACGCGGGTTGTCAAGGCAAAGTTGTCAGACTCGCAGTTCGAAGAATTGGTTCTTGCGTCTTCCAACAAGATCGTATACGCATTGCAAGATCAATCTTGGTATGGAATTTATTGGCTTTCCAATGCATTACAATAGTTTGACAGCTTCCTTTCTTTTCTACGTCATGTGTAGCgagtgaaaacaaactttaattACTTGCGTGTTGCATGATGGGGTTGTTTAGCAGAGTTTCAAAGTTGTCTTAAAAGACAACTTTGAAACTCTGATAAACCACCGTTTATAATTACCTAGCTCTGTGAAAAGTAAAAATCTTCACGAAGACACTTGGGACGTGAGGGTAATAGCAAATCTAGTTCAACGGACCCGTTCAAGCGCGTTTAGTCACGGGTTGGAGGAAGTGCCAGGGTAAGTAAGGTATGACGCATTTCACAACAGTGCAGTTCCGGTCTTCAAAGAACTGTCACCGATCGTCAACTCCTCCTGCACGTGCGAAGGCAATTAAACATCATGTGCTAAGTGGCAGTTTAACCCATTTGTAATGCTTCTATCAAGGTTCAAAAGAGCAAGGTAGCCGAAAGCCTAATGTCTGGAtccttgctgttgttgttgttgtttttttatttcagacTAGCGAACGCGTAGAAAACGAAAGGTGTGCATTTATTTTCAGTTGCGATAAAAGATGAGTTCCCGTAAACCTCCGAAAATAaccatcccccccccccacccccctcaCGTCACATACATCAGAAGGCGGtcatcaacaaaaacaaaacttctgcaCTTCTGGATAGAAAAAACGACGACGTGTAAAATTTTAAGACAGAAAATGCCCCTCCAAAATAGCCACATCGATGATTAAACGAATATTTCGAACCAAAAATCAAGCGCACTCGAAAATAAGCCAGTAATTAAGAGGGGCGTCGCAGAAATATTAGCCCAGAGCTAATTATTTGGTAGGTCACAGTATTCTTTATGACATGTCGCCGCAAAATCGCATCATTTTTTGGCTGTAAACCCATAACAGTATTCTCTCATCTAAGGATGCACTTGAGATCACAAGAGAACAAAAGAGAGCTCTTAATGTCACCAAGAGAACTGAAACAACTTTCATAAGTGCATTAATTGCTCTCGATACACCTTCGCTGTTATTGTTAATTTGTATTGAGTTTATTGAAAACATTGACGATGCACTTTTGGGCAAAGCAAGGAATTAGTTGTGATTTTCTACGAGTCATTTTCGCATGCAATAAGTGTACCACgaaaatttggaatcaaacaCCGTAAAAATATAACGAAGCCGACGTTTCGTAGTGACGTGAAGTAAAGTGAATactttatttaccctcggattGTAGAGTggctctatatgagctaatatctccgagcatttcacAGTataacaaccaaggccagaccacagctccgggaacttcatgccttACTCTTTACGATAAGCGTGTTGGTTCTTTTGCGTCCCCTGCGCTAACcattttaacactgaagatgcaggagacggggcctacggttgaCAGTCCTTATTCAAGAAGACTttaaagtctaaccatttgctgatgtaattacgaaggcagcactttctcctcagttattttaggTTCGGTGGAAAACGCGGAGTGCGGAATGCGGAATGCGGGGTGTGGAAAACGAGGAATGTGGAAAATGGGGGGAGTGGAAAATGCGGGGTGTGGAAAATGTCAATAAGAAATTAATAAAGAATCTAATTCCTTTATATTCTCATTGAAATAGTGTTTTATAATATTGTGACACTTGCGCATTAAAAGGATCAATGCGTTTAGCATATTAACAATCAATCTAAACTCTTTAAAAATCCTTATATTTTTATGGCTAAATcgaacaatatttttttggagCAACAGTAACAGTAACAGGAACAGCAATACGTAAATAAAAGATTGAAATCAATGCGCTTAGCATTATTATGAATTCACGAGATTAACAAGCGATCTAAACTCGTTTAAAACGGGGTGCAGCCGTACATTTTAACGGCTAAATcgaacaatattttttttcctaaagaACAGTAACGAATAGGTAAATAAAGGTTGAAATCAATGCGCTTAGTAATATTATGAATTTACGAGTTAACAATCGATCCATTCTCTTCAAAAACTGGATGCATCCTTAATATATTTTCATGGCTACATCGAACAATACTTTGGTAGCTAAAAGTCGAAATTAATGTACGTGGCATTATTATGAATTAACGATATCGACAACGAGTCCATGTTCTTTCAACATTTCCCTCTGGCCTTCATCAAGTGATTGGTAGGTACCGAGGTCGATTAATACACGGCCGTCAAAGACAGGGTTTTTTTCGCCTAATGTGCGTAGGGTTGGGATGGTAATAGGTATTGGTAAAGTCTGTGCTGTACACTAACGCCCCTGTGTTGTCGTCCCTGCGTACCACACGCCTATCCACTTGCTTGACCACGATGTTGTGTGGTGCCTGACGAAATTTTTCTGCGAACGTGTCACCGCATCCGTAGCACTTTTTAACATTTGTTGGCAATGCCACGAGGTAATACGAATGCGGCGACAAACCTGAGTGTCCTGTTCCTGCTGCTGCCGATGGTTGGAATGACGAAAATGGCCGATGAGGGGTTGCAACTCGGGAAGGAACGCTTTGCGGGTGAACTTGAAATGATGGCGTGTATGGATCAGGAAAACCTGCTCCGTGGATAGGAAAGCTTGGTGGATTATACAAGGCTGGGTACAATGAACCCGGCTGTATATGATGAGCGGCAACACTAGACGAGCCTGGTGCGGGATACAAATCGTGTAACTGCGCTTggttatagtctatccttgcggtatagTGCTCAATGCAGTTGCAGAGAGTGATATATCTGAAAAATGGACTAGTCAATAAGTCGACATAACTTTAACAGTTTTAAAGTtaggttgggagaattctcgacagttatgcagttatttatatatatattgacaAGGATCAGTTTGAACGAAAATCCTCAGTCCTATTGTTGACAGCGAACCGGGTAATGCCAATTATCGAACATGGTGCCTTTAGCGGAACTGTAGTCCAGGTCAAATGCCGCCAAGGCATTGCTAGGAGTTGCCGTTTGTCCGTTACAAGTTTTGTCCAGTGTGCGGTAATCCAGGGAACAGTTCCATCGTGAAAGTGGAACTGTGTGAATGCGAACCATTTTCTGTAGCAGATCACCAGTCACACACCACTCTGGTGTTCTGTTCTCTCTGAATGATAACTTGATTGGCATTGTAGCCATGGCAACCGTTCCTGCGGTGAAAATGCATCGGAAGATCActtttaagcaattgcaaatcTGAGGCAATAGATTGTTTTGCTAACTGCGAGTTCCTTGAGGGTCCTAGGTGCTACTTCCAGTTTCAGGCCTTGGTcaatgcaaagcaaaaaatgaaatttgcagTATTTATAGAGAGTTAAATTTGAACCACGGGTGGAAACTGAAAGTAATATTTCGCATGCCAGGCCAGTGGTTTCTCCCAGATAGTCAAACAAATCGTCTCTTCTTGTGAAAAGACAATTAACAATAGAAATGTGGTCGCGTGAGGACTAGCCTGCATGACAGGCGCTTTATGAGCCAGGCGGGGCGAACGCGATATTCCGCGTGGAGCGCGACTCGAGCGCGAGGCGCGAGACGAGAGGAAGAGAAAAAAGCGGAAAACAGCATAGATCCGGTTACCATACTTGGCTCGAAAAAGACTCGTGCTTAAGCTCTTAGCCACTGTGACAGATTCAAAAGGTGATGTTTCAAGCGTTAGGTCTTTCGTCAGAGCAAATCGTCGGTCATTctctctgatgaagggctatcGCTTGAAATTTCAACTTTAAAATCTGTCACGGTTGCCAACTTACATTAGGCCGATTTAGCAACGTGACGGATAGGTCAAATAAATACGGGACGGCGCGCAGAATAGTCTGAATTCTGTTCATATTTGACGATATTTGTACTGCCTGCGATGTCTTCAAAAGATATTAccgttctcttgctaaatcagcatGTTATGTACTCTGACGCTTCGAAATTCAAATCAGGTTAGTGAACTACTTCGTCACCTCGCAGAATCACGTACAGTTTCTCTTTGGAGTATTTGCTTTGCAATTCCAAATTAACCGCCAAAATGACCGTTAGCTGCCAAAAAGGGCTCACAAATTTCAGAAGGAGGATAAGACTCTATGACATTACCTTTTGTGTCAAATCCACTCTCGTGAAACCATGTTGAGACATGCGCTGAAAGTGTGGCGTTGTTAGTGACTGTCTGTCCAATGTGAACAGTCAGTAGTGTGGGATAGGATTTGGACACTCGCGGCATTCTGTGGGTGACCTTAACGTTAAAAGTAAGGCGCGCAGCTGCACAGAATTGTTGGATGTAAAACAGTGGGACACACATCACCTGTGGAGGGTAAAGTGCGAAAATTGCAAAGAAGGTTATTGTCGTTGCAGGAATCTGATCGTCCGGGTGAGAAGAGCTTTCGCAATAACGACATCTTGAATTGCTCTGATTTATATTCCTACTGCATGAGCTgttgtgtgtttttgtttttttggacattttacaTTTCAGTTAAGTTTGTCACTGATTGGTCTTGTCcgtttttaattgttattaccaCAACGATTCCCTGGTAGATCGACCTATCGTAAGTCAGGTAAAAATGCATTTATCTACTGTAAGCTCGCATTCTAATTGACTTACAAAATCTCCGGCATGTACGGTCCATTGGCTTCTCAGTTTTCCCTTTGACTGCAATGTGCGCCTTATCTTTTGCagagtatgaacttttctgaaaGGTGTAATACGGTACTGTCCAGTAGTCACTCGGAATGCAGTAATCACTCTCCACCCGACTTCGTCATCAACTTCACGGTCATCGTCGTCTTCTTCGTCatcttcatcgtcatcatcgacATAAACTCGGTAATCGATTTCTGTTCGGAAGTCAAGCCCCAAAAGCGACGAGCGGACAACACGAGGAGCCTCTGTATTTGATCGTGGTGTGGAGGACATCAGTTCATCCCAAATTGCGTCGAGATCTGGTGTTTCCTTTTTAAATCGAGTGTACCTGGTAGTTCGGCGTATTTTATTCTTCTTATCAGCTTTGTTGATTTCCACGGAGCGTTTACGTCTGACTTCGTAGCCGAGTCCATAAGGCGAAAAGTTTGGCGTGGACCAAGAAGCCTTGTTCCCATTACTACTTCTTACACTACCAGCCCTTCTATCGTAATCATTGACGTCATTTGTTTCGACGTCATTATAAGTTACGTCATCATCAGTAGCATCATTGACCTCATCATCATAACTGGTGTCATCAACACCACCGGCGTCATTGTtatatatgacgtcatcactcaGCCCGTTGTCGTCATCAAACCATTCCGATTCTGTGTTGCCCGGAACTGGAGCAACAATTTGTAT contains:
- the LOC136907620 gene encoding uncharacterized protein, translated to MNPSDARVLSSGISGLLCSKKRNEISYSRLGQSDDSIEFSNVHFKKDSTSLCAKLCYGLLGLILLLAMLGSALFILSLRHFTMEVQLKRGNVRVYRFDQELVVFGNKQKVTTSNMSAFVTLHVINKTDSECWFGILLTLPKDQKKFFATSDFPFLVSVTSARIDNKAKRRFEVYGNSKTSSEFSFYIHNILRQLLPVIKVKLYEFVLSKMTSSTRRIEVEKQGYLPGPVHVTRTMTTKNDIVTVMSKADPNDFENFSSKDGKSPIASWKLTYEETSVVNGNTGMLKTSDLFLSGYLPLGSDPTLDRRRMSSSNRGLDVSFRSVARLLDENQEKVKQWKDVVKNENDVSHRLNFASLEQTPLVYFAPERKSDKEPLNDLKELARLTKNSTGRSSKLPPTIQIVAPVPGNTESEWFDDDNGLSDDVIYNNDAGGVDDTSYDDEVNDATDDDVTYNDVETNDVNDYDRRAGSVRSSNGNKASWSTPNFSPYGLGYEVRRKRSVEINKADKKNKIRRTTRYTRFKKETPDLDAIWDELMSSTPRSNTEAPRVVRSSLLGLDFRTEIDYRVYVDDDDEDDEEDDDDREVDDEVGWRVITAFRVTTGQYRITPFRKVHTLQKIRRTLQSKGKLRSQWTVHAGDFVMCVPLFYIQQFCAAARLTFNVKVTHRMPRVSKSYPTLLTVHIGQTVTNNATLSAHVSTWFHESGFDTKGTVAMATMPIKLSFRENRTPEWCVTGDLLQKMVRIHTVPLSRWNCSLDYRTLDKTCNGQTATPSNALAAFDLDYSSAKGTMFDNWHYPVRCQQ